The sequence below is a genomic window from Sparus aurata chromosome 6, fSpaAur1.1, whole genome shotgun sequence.
GAATAGTCTTGGACACAGTGATGAGCAGACAGATGGAGGATCACAGTCTGATAATATGAGACGggaatacatatttttaattgtaAGCTCAGTCATATATAACACGACAGACGTATACCTTCTAAAATGTAGCCTGTAATGACACGACAAATATCTCTCTTTAttttagtccacagaacattaaTACATGGTGTGATTTAAGAATGTTAATTGAAGTGCGCTCTGAGGATCAGGCTTCATCATCAGGCTTCATCATCAGGCTTCATCATCAGGCTCGTTTCAGTCACacagactgaacacagaacTTACAGGCTCGGCtgtattaaacacacactgtctaTATAATATggattcttaaaaaaacaacattaaacccCTTGATTTTGGTCTGTAACGTGGATTGTAACACGTTTCTTGCATTAACATTATATATTACGCTGTTACTGATAAAAGAAATATATTAGTGGAACGTGTTGCTTTTGTAACACGTCATCTCCGACACTGGTGACTGTAGATTAATTTGTATTTCAGTTGTGACtgactgttgtgtgtttgtgttgcagctggGTGGCTGGTCGGAGCAGCCTCCTCCAACCATGGAGGCAGGAGGGAAAgactgtgaggaggaaacactgcagacaGCTTTTAAAAAGCTGAGGGTTGATGCCGAGAGGTAAATATCTGCTAACTGTTCTGATCGGACCACTGACTTCTTCATCGCACTCTTGTCTCTCTCGTTCTGCTAATCGACACACTCAGTCGATGTCCTCGTTAATGACGTGTTTTTAAGTGTTATCACAGTCAAACTCGACATGAGCTGGAAAATGTTGGTTAACAGTTTGACTCCATAAAGGTCGCAGTCGCACCGAGAGGTCACAAGAAACTGGCTACCAAACCAGTTTTTCCACATCTAGACACAAGTGCATTCATATAAAATGGGAGGTGTTTACAGCATCTGACCAGTGACAAACAAGGACAAGTCTATTGGCAGCAGAGTGGAATATGTTCTATATTAGAGCAACTTTACTATCAGACAAATAGAATTAGTTCGGTCTACAAGTAAGATGGTTACAGCTGCCAAACGCAGGAAGGAGAGCTGTCAAAGAACATTCACCTCAATAATATGTTGCTTAGATGTATTCAGGAAGTACAGAACCCCCAGACCCCTTTTATAATCTACAAAACTTCAactttttaataatttaatccAGTTTGAATAGACCTCAGATGTCTTTTCTGTTCTGTGCTGTTATCACCTTCaaagttgaaaaaggaaaatgaacTCTGCCCCCGTAATCAGTTTTACTCGCGTATCTTCATTCAGTCCTCGTGTCGATCGCTGCCATCCTGTAAATGTCCTGCTGGCTTGGTATTCTCTCATGTTTCCCCTTTTCTTTACACTGGCCACTGCAAGAAATCTTGGAGTTTGACAACTGAAATCATAAGTAGTTCTTGCTGGTTTAAATCTCCTACAAAGCAGGTCCAGACTGTGAACATGTCTTTACTGAGAAAGTATTTTCTAATATTTACTACCTGCTAACAAGCAGCTTTCATAATTGGGGCCATTAATCTCTGAGACTGATGAAGGCCAGTGATCGTACAGAAGTGATTTACAGATACTGGCAGCTTTGTTGCTcaagtaaccgctaactgctgccaaatGTAGCTAGTAGGTAGCTAGTTGGGCCAACAGGTCGGCTACAAAGCAGGTCCAGACTGTGGAGGTCACACAGCAGAGTTAGGTTAATGCTATTCTGTTCCAGTTCCAGTTTCTGCGTCATGACCAGTTTCCAATCTCTACCTCTGCTGGAATGGTCACTTGATTCTTCTGTATCTGAACTTAAATCAGATCTCAGTTGATTCAGCGCATTTATAGCCATATTCAGGTTATAAGACAGCCAGagaatggatgtgtgtgttgttgttgcggAGGGCTCGGTGGTTATTAACACACTTGCTCCAGTAAAGTTCCTAAAAGTTGAtgtgtttctctcctccttccagtTTACCCGGAGCTGTGAGTGTTTCAGAGGCGTTGGCTCCGAGAGCAGCATCACGCGCTTGTCTTGACTCCAGCGGAGCGAAGCCCAAACTCAGCTGCCCGAAGGACAACTGGCACGGGTAGGTAGAGGTGGTCGCTGCTCTGCTGGTAGACCTGTTGCATTGTTTAACCTAGAGGATGTGATGAAGTGGGCGGTGTCTTGGTCTCAAACCACTGCGTTACAAAGCCGTGCTCTTGTTATATTAATTGTGCTGTTTTGACAAAAATTGTGACAGTTTGACGTTATTAAAACTTCAGTCAGAGAAGACAGGGCGGGTTTTGTTCTGTTGCTTATCGAGTCATCTGACAATTGaacaaacatataaaacattttgtaagtGGCTCATCAGACATTTTAGACACAGGTTATGATAAAATGCTCCACAACACATTACACTGTATGTTCTTCAACCAGTCATCAGCTTTATCTGGTGAAGTACAAAACAAGTTATGTGTGTACAATGAATATGTTGTTAAGACTTTTATAGGCTGTAAAAACTGACCTATGAGCTATTTAAGAGCAGAAACACCTGCTGACAGACGCCGGCAGAATTAAGCTTCTCCAAAGACGCACGTAATGCCACATAAATATGTTGTATATTCATTTTGGTAGTTATGACGAGATTTTGACTCCCAGTCTTAATAACCAGTCCGGCCAGAGTCGGCGGACGACCAGCACCATGGTGAGGGAAACGGGATGTAATGCACAGTCCTATTGGCTGGCTGCATcaggaaaaacacaactttgCCAACACAAATAGCAACTAAATGTTGTGGACACTTCACAGCAGCCCATCAGTCaatattctgtattttaaaCCCAAGTTTCTCTGTGATCTCTCATCTTAAATATCAATGCAGTCACtcaacagctgttttctgtagCCTGAattcttcttgttgttgtctgaCGACGTTGTGACTAATGGTTGAGTCAGCTGGGCTGTCTCCCACTCATCAGATGGCAGCTGTGATGCAGTTGTGTTGTTTGCCAACAGAGAGGAATAAGAAGAAAGAGATTtatctgttttcatgttgttctGGTGTTTCACGTTGGGCTGACGATCACACGTCGCTGACGATGAAGTCTGATCAACTCAATAGACTCAATTTAGTTGAAGAAAGAAACTGATGACAAcgaaatgtttgatgtttttccatctttgtttctctcttcagcTGTATGAGGAAAACCTCTAGAGGAGCGTCCAGAACCCAGCGGCGCCGCAGGTCCAAGTCCCCCATCCTCCACCCTCCAAAGTTCAcctactgcagcagcagtgcagcgTCCGCACTGTCGCCCTCTAGTGGCTGCCTGAAGCACCAGCGCCTGGCGGTGCCCGAGCCTGTGGAGCCTCGTCCCACGGTCGATGGAAGAATGGCTTCCTCTGTAGCCATCCCAGCCCAGAAAGAGCTCTGTTCTTCAGGCACTCCCGGCCACATCTCCCCTCTGGTTTTTGGATCTCGCGCTGGGTATAAGACACAGATTGAAGCTGTGGTTTCCTCTCAAGAGATCCCCACTGTTATTACTACTGTGGCACCAGCAGCCAGGCAGGATGGAGATGCCCAGTCGAGCGAGGAGAGCGGCCCAGAGAAAAGTGCCTGTGACGGAGCAGAGTCTGGACCAGGAGCACCTCGGTTATCTGGACCTGCGGAAGCCGCCGACTTCCGAGCTCTATCAGAGCTCCACAGCAGCGGCCCGGAAGACGGTCCCCAGGTTCCCTGCTCCTGTGCCTGGAGGAAAAGCTCAGATTCACAGAAAGAGAGCCGGCAGGAGGCTGAATGTCAGTGCCAGTCCAGTCATCAGGGCTGGGCTGGCGTGGAGGTCTACTCCTTCACTGGGCTTCGAAACGTCATCTCAGAGTGCGAGAGGAGCCTGCCGAGCCACGAGGACGCCTCCAGAACTCTCAGCACCAGCAGTAACGCTGCCACAGCTGCGTCACCATCATCACTTTCGTCGGGTTCCCCTCGCTCCTGCTCGGAGCAGGCGCGGGCCTACGTTGACGACATCACAATAGAGGACCTTTCTGGATACATGGAGTATTATCTCTACATCCCCAAGAAGATGTCACACATGGCTGAGATGATGTACACTTAAATAAAGcaagaattattattatatcataaGGAAATAAGTGGTAAAGAGgtttcttttctgttgttgaGGGAAACGGTGGCCTCGAAGGAATGTCAGTAGTGGGTAGAAGAACCGATCAGGCATGAGAGTTGTGATTTAAATATACAACGTTAACTGATTTTAACCCAGGATGAAATGTTTCCATTGTCCCCGCTCTGTTTGAACCCCCTTTACTAGAACTGACAGAATCAGATCATCGCAGACTACTTCTCATTAGTTTTGacattcagactttttttttgtgctgtttaaGTTTAATTTTCAGTTACTAAATGAAGTTGCCAAAGCTCTTGGTGCAGGGTGTCGCTGACGGAGATAACAGCAGGAACATGCAAACTTGTGATGCCaagtgtttgtggtgttgtgaCCTTGAACGTCACCTGTCTGGATTTCATTCTTCACTCAATAAAGAAGCAAACTGTGTTTGTTGGAAAGTTTGTCACCGAGTCTTCAGTCAAACTAGATTCACAACAGCTTCTATCAGACATGTTCAACCTGCGGCCCTTTAACAGCCTCATTCTGGCACTTTGTCATTTGTGTCTGTTATGTATGTtactcagaaaaaaacacttttattccACTGAAAAGTTTTAACCCAGGCCGTCGAAGTCGGGCGGATTTATGGGAATCAAACCAAAAACTGACCTCTAATATTAAACAAggttaattgtttttttctttgtacttttgtacaagtttctttttcaattgttaaaacaaagcagagacaaaataaaagaatgcTTAACACATTAAACTTaatttataaatattaaaaaacattatagagcaataaaacacagattGTTATTTGTGGTTATTAAATCAAACTGTGGGGGAGCTGGGTATTGATTAGGAatcaacaaatgtgttttttttgagaGGCAATACAGATTATTTCTGATCAATGAGACAGATGATTGATGATTGCAACCAGTAATGgaatgtaacaaagtacatttattcaagaACTGTGCTTAATAACAGttacttcacttgagtatttccatctttaaaaaacaaaagccacaacaaaCATTTGAAACAGCAGATGAAACATTTTAAGAACAATTTTAAGAACCAACAATTGAAGATTCAACCCAATTAAAACTATTGTTACAGCTTTGACCCAAAGTAGGAAGCCTCCTGATGATGGACGACACTGACAGAGGATACTCTGATACTCCGAGTTCATTTTAGTgcctgtactctattacttttactggaATAAACAAGTTGAAcaagagtttgtttttataacTGTATCTGAACTTCTACTGGAGGACAGATCATGAGGACTGTGGACACGTCTGCATATTTGTAAGCAGAGATGATTTTTGAGTTCTTTGGGATTGTTGGATTTGTCGGTAGAGATGCCACCTGTCCCGTTTTTCCCAGacttgttctcttttttcaacAGCTCCATAACAAACATAACATGATAAGatattagaaacattttcttatttatgactGATCAGAATATTATGTCACTGACCTCCTCATGCAGTTCCCATGAGTGTGattgaatcagaatcagaatcagaattcctttattggtCCTGCAAACGGGGATATCTGCGTGTCACAACAGCCTAAacaataaacatgaataaaagtacaacataaacaatttataataaaaaggtaagaaatagattcTTACATACTGGGGCACTAGTACATACATAATATGTACTAG
It includes:
- the oser1 gene encoding oxidative stress-responsive serine-rich protein 1; amino-acid sequence: MEAGGKDCEEETLQTAFKKLRVDAESLPGAVSVSEALAPRAASRACLDSSGAKPKLSCPKDNWHGCMRKTSRGASRTQRRRRSKSPILHPPKFTYCSSSAASALSPSSGCLKHQRLAVPEPVEPRPTVDGRMASSVAIPAQKELCSSGTPGHISPLVFGSRAGYKTQIEAVVSSQEIPTVITTVAPAARQDGDAQSSEESGPEKSACDGAESGPGAPRLSGPAEAADFRALSELHSSGPEDGPQVPCSCAWRKSSDSQKESRQEAECQCQSSHQGWAGVEVYSFTGLRNVISECERSLPSHEDASRTLSTSSNAATAASPSSLSSGSPRSCSEQARAYVDDITIEDLSGYMEYYLYIPKKMSHMAEMMYT